A region of the Phaeodactylum tricornutum CCAP 1055/1 chromosome 1, whole genome shotgun sequence genome:
GCCAGATATAAAGGCATGATATTGGGAACTACTGCCTTGCCGATCGAATGGATCTACCATCAGTGGTGCTGATGAGGGATACGCCTGTTTTGCTTAGTCTCCGGATTATCAGACTCTCCCATGCACGAGCTTGAGACTTATCTGCCGCTGGTAACGCCAGAGCTGTAACGTTAGACCAATGTCCCTTTTTGGCTCTATGTTGCGCGAGTCTCTTGCGAAGATTGTCTGACTCTCCTACGTAGTAGCGGGGTGCCTCTCGACCATCCTGTTCCATTTgcaatatatatatacagGACTTACCGTCTAGTGATGCTGGAACGTTCCACTGCGGAGGAATTTGAAGGGAGCGAACACCGGTGCATTCCTCGGCTAGGGAGACAATGTTTTCGAGACCGAAGATGCGCCCAGGAAATCCGTTTACACCATCTGGAATGCTCTGGGCTTTGTAGTTATCGGGGAGTACAGAGGATGACGCACGCGGAATGTAGGAGTCCAGAGCTTCGGCTCTTTGGATGACACTTTCAGGAAGACCAAAGCGTGCGGCAGTTAACAGCGCGAGGCTGTCGGTACATACACCGTCTTCCAATCTATATGTCCATTGGTGGCCATCGAGGTGGCACTTGTGTACACCCATCCTCTTCTTAACAATTCGTCCTTTTGAACGAAGCGGTAAATCAAGAACATCGTGGAGATGCGTAGCAAAAATTCCGCTCATTCCACTCATTGTCATCGCTTCTAACACAGCACCAGCCAGTCTAGTTCCATCCCTGGGCGATGTCCCTCGACCAAGCTCGTCAACAAAAACAAGGGACTTCCCCCCACAAGATCGTAACAAAGCCGCGATGTCTCCCATTTCAGCACCGAACGCGGATTTTTGCTCCGAGGGAACGTCGGCTGATGCACCACGTACGAAAATATGGTCGAAGCGTCGTATGGAAGAGCCAGGCCCAAGAGGTGCACACAGGCCGCAAACGGATAACAATGCCGCGGCAGCGGTTGATCGCATAATAGTACTTTTACCACTCATGTTCGGTGCCGTCAGAAGCCACATTCCATTCAATTCGTAAGAATTTGATGTTGCCTCTGATTTGTCCATCCAATACGGCCACAGGTCTTTTAAGTATCCAGCCGTGTCCTCGCTCAGAGTGGCCTCGTACGTGCGCGCCAAGTTCCATCCTGCAGCGTTCGCTCGAACGGCATGATGAAAGGCCGAGGATAAAATCAAATTTGCATGAGATGCTTGGACAACCGCAGGAATATGGCCATCGTCGCAGAGAAGCTGACTCAAGCGAACAAGAGTGTCTGTCACGTCCTGACAAGCCCGGTCACAAGCGGCGACGTAATCAGACAATGCCGATTGTACGTATTCTGTAGTAAACCGGTTCCGAAGTATTTTTCCGTTGCGGTCGCGTGGATGAAAAAAGAGATCTTTGTCGGCACCTTGTGGAACCTCCTTCATAGCTAAAATGTTATTAAAAATATCCTGAGCGATGAGACTCTTCGAAGTAGTGTCAGGATTTCCCTCCAAATCTTGACGGGGGGTTTGCCAAAAGTCTTTGGCAACCGCTTCCCCAAGTAGTTCAGCGGCCCGCTGCACATCTGTGTAGGATTTTAGGACCACATCCGGCTGTACCCGCCCGCGCCAAGTGGCCTCGTTCCGTTCAAAGAATGCTCGGGGTACGAGGCCCCCAAAGTCGGTAATGCAGTCAATAGCTGATGGGTCCAGTTCCGACCAAGATGAGTGGTGAATTGGACTTATAATAGCTTCAATTTCCTTAATAGCCTCATGACATCGATCACGTAAGGAATTGGGATCGCCAGCCAGACCACTTTCGTACTCAAGAAGGGTCATGAGTGATTGAACAAAGTCAGAGTTACTTGGAAATGTGTCCAACAAAAGCACCATAGAATGCATAGATTTTAGCATCTCAGTGTACACTTGAGCACTCGCTTGACCGGCCCTCAGCAGAGCCAATACTTTACCAACTGGAGGAACTGTTAGCGGGGGCAAAGATGCATCGCTGCTCTGGAGAATTCGAACCAGCGTAGCCATGGCATCGCCAACTCGCGGCGGAGGCGGAGTGAGAAGGAATCGACGCAGGAATCGTCGGGTTGCTGCAGGAGCCGACTCTGGAAGAATGTGCGAGACGAGAGAAGGGATGGCGTAATCATTCATTAGTCCAAGCTGCATAGCGGTCTCAACATAAAGCGGGTTGGTTGAAGTTGTATGGGAATCAGCTTGTGTGTTCGACGGTGCCAGCAGCGTAAAATCTTCAACGGTAGCCGTTTGATCGGAGGCAATATTCTCGCTACTTCGTGGGCTTTTAATCATATCCAACAAGGATGCGGTTATAATGCGTTTGGCTCGTTCTGCTTCGCTCACTCCGGCAACACCTGGCCCCTCCACAACTGTAGGAGGGATTATGATAGTCCTTAGCCTCGCCCCGGATGACCCTATCTCAAACGAATCTCGGCGAGACGGCAAGAAGGGCAAACTTCGCAGATCACTGGTACTGCATTTGTATTCGTATTCTCCTTCCGACGGTACGTAAAACAAAGGATCCGCCGGAGGATACGCCGCCAATCGACAAGCCACTGCCTCCGGCGTCAAACGGTCAGACACGCGCACATTCCTTTCTTCGATTGAGATTTCAACCATCGTGTATCCAGCTGCCAGTGACAAGATACCGACGTGGGGACGAGATGGCGGAGCTGTCACCAAAGTATCTGCATTGCTTAGCAGAACGAGACCGTAAAGGTAGGTTGGCGATGAGGTAGAGACGATTTGAGCCAGAAAGCGACTCTTGATGCGCGATTTGGCGCCACCCGTAGCGCCTGTCCCAGTTGAAGAATCTGTGTCGGGCGCTTCTTCGTAGACAGCTACCCGAAACCCTTGGCTTATCAATCCGTCAATAGTTGCTTGTACGTTGCGATAGGGACAGCCCGCTTTGGCCTTGTTGCCCATTGGATTTAATCCACAGTGCTCGACTAACATTACCGCATCTAATCCAAACGTTTCGTAGAAATCTCCACATCGTGTGAGAATGATGCAATCGGGATagctttccttttgttgacgacaaTAGGCCAGAAAGGATCCCTTTTTGCCTGCCGTAGTCGTGGCGGtcgtcgacgaagatgactGTGCGTCCGTGTCCAACACAGTACCGCGTAAGGGATCCATGGGCTGCGCTAATGGGTTGTAGCCCATCGGACACTGTGTCGCATCGAGCTGTGCAACCAATGTACGCGCCGAGGGTCGGGTAACCTGCAGCAGAGGTTCCTGCCAATACGTGTGTATTAgcgtcgttttgtgttgaAAAAGCGCTTCGACTTGTCGTTCGTAGGGAGAATTGGTGGACACTGATTCCGATGACACTGTGTGGGAAAGGACGACCTTTGAAAAGCGATCTCCGGTGTTTCTGCAGCAACAGGACTTGACACGAGCATCTCCGGCTCGTCCTCCTCCGGATCAATGGCTGGTGCCGCCGAGGTCGAGAAGAGGTGACGTCGAGATGGCACTCGGGAACGTCCTGTTTTGTTCGACGCCACTGTTGCCTGCCGTATCTTCCAATATTTTGGTAAGCGCTCGATGTTGGAGGACCAGAGCGGCCAAGCGTGGGCCATTCAGTGACGGAACAAAGAGACTGCCCTCGATCACGCGTTCCAGTCGGTCACGGGCTGTACTCTGAATACTACCAAATATAGCCGTTGATACTTGCTTGGGACTGTTGACATTGACAGGTTGCCCGTGAAGCCTGGCAAATTCAGCTTCCAAGTCCTGTAAGGATGGCGTGTTATTCTTCTCTGGCGGTGACGGTCCAGGATTGCTCTGTGCTTGGCACACGGCAAGTGCGGAGTAGGATCGACGATGTATCCTGTTCCAATCCAAGAGATGGGAACAGTCGCGCAACCCGGAATACTCTGGGTTTTTCCAAAGGAGCGAATGTCTCCGACTACCGTGCCGCTGTAAACTTCGGGGCAACATAGCTTGCCCgaaacacaaacacaaaagccaatGCAACTTGAGAAAGCCAAAACTAGGAGGGCGTACacgaagacgatgccgaaaAAGCATGAACGTATGCCCACTCAACAGTTTCCCCTCTCGCGCAGCTCCACGGAGAGAGACAGACTCGGTTCGCAGCGTTTGCCACACTCGATCAAGCCACTCCTTCTCTCAGCCTTGTTCCTATCACGACAAATCGAGTTCGTCCGGTTGGCAGGTAGAGAGTGGGTTTCTTGAACATGCTTGGCATGCGCAAGTTGATGGAAAAAATGCTGGGCAAGAAGAATCACTAGGGTTTCGCGCATGAGGGTACGGTATTGTGTACGAAAATACGATGAAAACGACGGCGCGCCATCCTCTAAATTCCACATACTATCGCTTGCTCCATGAACTTTCGCACTATCTAACACCTAAGCTAGTTTACGTTTTCTAATTCTTGAGCCCATCGGGCAGAATATAATGGCTTGCAGCGAACGAGTTCAACCCTGCCCTTTATACATTCATAAAACAGGCGTCGTCAAAATGCTTTTATCATCAAGATTTGTGTTGCATCATGTAGCTGCCACTTGATCGAGATACTCAATCTCGGAAGGAGATAGCGTCGACCGTACTAGCGCTTCCATCTTCGTGCGCTTTTCCGAATCCTCCGGAAGCTTGGCACAGCATTTCATCGCCAAGTCGGCTGTGTCCGGTACAACATTGTCCCGGATCATACGACGATAAACTTCCATAGCAACTTCGACTGCCAATTGGTATTCCGAGGGATGGGACGTATCGGAACAGATACGGAGAATAAGACTGTACGTGTTACGAGTCGGCCGTAGCTCTCGATTGTACAACTTCGGCATTGAAATAAGGCGAAACTCGCGATCGCTCAACAAGAGAGGTTTGCTTTGCATTTCCATTCGGCGGAGGAGAGCGAGCGCCCTCTCGCAGGCTCCACGAGGAACGGAGGATGCCTGGGTTGCCTGCCACCAGCAACTTATTGCACTATGATAATGCTTTAACGCAGCACGCACGTCTTTGGATACGGAGAAAGTGCTACGAATTTCCAGCATGTCCAAAATGGCTTCGCCCCTTTCTCCAACATCTTCTGGATTAATAGCACGCAGCAAAGTAAATGCAGAATCAAAACTATCGACACTAGGCCAACacctttcttcttcctggCGAAACATGTGGGTAAGAAGGTCAGTCGCGTACTTCAAATCAGCTTCGCGAGCGTCATTGTCGGCAATTTTTTTAGGTAATGCCTGGTAGTACGTTGCGAGCCCTCTCAGGACGGCGTCGAAAGTATGAACATTCGGGTAGAGGTAAAACCGGTTGACTGTATCCGAGTGGTTTTCCAACATGAAGTTGAGCAGTCGTTTGCAAATCTCTAAATCTTTCTTTGCCGCGGTAGATGCACGCACTTGCGTCATAAAGTTTAATACAGGGAGCATCTGAGCATCCGGTATGCCCTCATTCGATTCGACAAAAGCTTGCAGCTTTGCGTACTCTTTGCTCCCTAGCGTCAACTCTACTAAATCGTCAATCTGCTGCTGAACAGCTTGGGAATCGAGTGAGCCTCCAAGAACTAGACAATTGAGAACAATTGCACAGTGTGCAATGCGTTCCACATCGTGTTTCGGGTAATACACATTCCATTGTTCCCGAAGCACTTGATCGACCTCTTTGACTAAATTGTTCTTGGCCTCGGGATCCGATTCCTGCTTGACCGCTTCCAAGTACGCATCGAGGACTAACGAAAAACGTAAACGATGCTTATTGTCCGGATGCTTTCCGAAAATGTTGTAAGATTCTCGAGCGCTTTCAACAGTTCCTACTCGGCTCAGCGTATCCAAAATAATCTGAGCTGCCTCCACACTGGGAACAAAATCGGAGGGTGTTGCATCCAAAAGCTGGATCATGCGCTGCGACGCCTTTTGGTATGGATCTCGACCGTAATCACTCTTTCGACTGTCGTCATCTGTGTGTTCAGCGCTCCGTCTTGCGCTTGATTGGATACTGTGCATAACGCCCCGAAAGAGTTCTGGCGTAATTCCGAGAGCCGGGTCCTGATGCGTCAGTTGGCGATTCGTCGACGGGTGATGCATTGTGCTCGTAGGCTGGTCGCGCGAGGGAAATCCGCCCAGCAAGGATGACACCCAGGTCTTCATTGCGGAACCCGAAATTGGGCTTTTGATCAGACTAGAGGGTTTTGGATAGCTAGTAGTGGCATTCGCTTCCCAGTTTTTGCTCGATTCTACGAGCAGAGACCTATCCGATCCGAGCATAATGAGATCACGCAGGCAACGCTCGGCGACGTCAATGTATTCCTGAATATCATTGTTTTCAGCATGCTCACAAAGCTGCGCCGACACTTTCGTCATGTCTTGCAGTATGCGGCATACTCCACGGAACAGGTCTTCCGTGTCTTCGATGTGCTGCCAAACGACGGGTCCATCTGCTTGATGGATATCGCTCAGGAGCATGTGAATTTGAGTTGTGATCGTACGGAGtacttttttcttcttttgattttgttggtcgtcgtcggacgaTTTTCCGGTGTCCAGGTTCGGCGCCTCCACCGCTACTGTTTCGGAGGAAAATATCTGTCTATACTGCGTCGCCAGGCGTAAAAAATCCTTGTGGAGTCCGGTCAGTCGTAAATCAAGTTGCTTCACGAAACGGTTCCCTCGCGAACTGGTTTGTCGTCTCTTTTTCCAGATGGAATCTCTGCGATCTCTAATTATAGACGTCGACCTTCCATTAGTTCTGTCGCCGTTGCCATTCTGCgaatgattgttgttgttgtgccGTCGCTTGAAATTGCCGTCGGCCTCGGGCTTTTTGGCACCACGGTAGGCTTGCGGTACCCATGTAGTTGGTCCAGCTTTGTGACGATTCGAACGCACGGTTAGCTGGAATGGTTTGTTTAGCAAACGGGAATGTTGTTCCAGCTTTACCAGGACTCGCGGACTCGTGACGCTGGTCGGTATCCTCCACATGGTGATTGGAGAGGAGCGGCGAACGAATGAAGAAATTGATTTTCCTCGGCTGGACTTGGTTGGAAAAAGTGAGTGGGCCAAACAGAGGCGAGATCGCGTTCTTCCCCAAAGGAATTTTGATTCTATACATGTGAAGTCGAGATTCCATATTCCTTTCTTTTGCTGGTCGTACAACCCTACTCCATTAGCCATCGCGACAAGGGCTAAACGGTACATTCCTCAGGCTACGTACGCTTGCTGGCGCGACAATTGAAGTCACAGTTAGTATCGAACGAGGACAAAAACAACAGTCGTGTTTCCTGTTCGTTAGGTTATCTCAGTCGATAGTTCATGGTTTCGGCAATCTTGCAATGTCGGCCTGCAAAGTCGAACGACAGGCCAATATCGAGGTCGCGCGGGTTGCGTACGTTAGGTTTACACGTAATTTCCCCTTGGACGCTTTCTCCTTCACAAATTGTGACATCCCGTGGTAAGTAAAAGATGGTTTGTTTCCAGTGAGTGTAGCGAGCGAACGGTGCCGTCGAGAAGCCAATCGGTTTGTGGACTTGCGTAAACGCGCATTCAAAGTAGGCCACCAAGCCGTGAATGAAATCGTTGCGCTGGGCCTGGAGCTTGAATTTGGACGTAAACTGTAAATCGTCTTTAGTGCAGGTCAAAATGTCGAGGGTCAGAATTGGTACCGAGTCTGTGACGAGGGCTTTAGGATCAATGACATCCACTACCGGTTCCTTAATGGCAATATCTTTAATGGCCGTCATGTCGAAGCCGTAAACATCGTCCCAAAAGTCGAATCGATCGTGTTTCACTTGACTGTCTTCGGCGGCCGTCAAGTACATGATTGCCTTGTCCGGAAAAATGACCCCACCGGATACGAGCCACTTATCCCTGGCAAACAAAACCGTGTCCAGCATGGACTCGTACAATAAAAAGTAACCCATCCATTCCGACACGATAATGTCCACTTGCGCTACGGGGAGGTCGATTTCCTCAATTTTTCCCTGAATGACGGTAATTTTATCGCCAAAGCCATTCTTGGCGACAATGAGCCGCGCTTGATGCGCAATTGTCGAACAATCGACGGCGTACACGTGCTTGGCCCCGGCCTGTGAGGCAAACATGGACAGTATGCCCGTGCCGCAGCCAACGTCCAGAACAATCTACAGAAGAAAGTAGCCGATCAATTTTTAAGCAACCAGTCAATGAAAACAGCAGCGCACAGCAATTCCGAGTGTGTGAGTCAAAGACACGGACGTGAAACGGATTATAATGACCGGTGATTGTATGGAGAGACAGACAGATACTGGCCAAGGTACCACCTACGTACCTTATCTTGGAACAAGTGGCGGTTTTGCAGAATAGCCATTTCGTATGTTCTCGTCCGCACTTCATCCTTTAACATTTCTTCGTGAATTCCGTGATGTGCGTAGGAATCAAAGTAGTAATCTTTACTGGTGCGGTCTTCCGGAGCGTGAGTCGACTCTTTCGTATGGACGGGTTGCGCCTCTTCGGTAACGGCAATGGTTCTTGCCGCTGGCGTTGCAACGTCGGTATCACTGGAACCAGACATCGCCACCGTTTCAAGCTTGACGGCGGCCACGACGGGagtgtcgttgtcgtccgaGTCGGTGGCTCGTTTCTTGACGGAGGACAGCGGAGGCACAAAGGCCTCGGCTATTGCCAAGGGACGCTTCGGGATTGTCCGTGCAGTGTGACGGGTGTCGGCACTGTCGGGGAgggacgatgacgacgacgacaacaacgtGGTGGGTGACGAGGACGTACACTGCTCGACGGATACCACTTGTTGCCGTGTCATGACGGGTTGCGTGCAATTGTTGTTTACGGAGAAATGGTGCCAACACAAATCCCTGTTGCCGTTTCCCGTAGTGTTTGGCTTTTTTGCCGTGTTCACCACTGTAAGTCCGTCGTATGCACCGTTCTTTCCAAGATCGAGCGACTCGGAACGAAGCAGGTGGTTGGTTGTTTCGATTGCCAACAGAGTACCGTCTGTAAGTGTGAATGGCACGGTAAGCACGTCGTGGACGCACCTTCACGTATTCACGTGAATTGTGAAATTATCTGTAAAAGCAATTCCGTACCATTCCAATATCTTACCGAACCAAAACATACGCTTTgcggggggggggggggggattCACACTCTCCCGCCGACGGACCGTTGGAAGCGACTCGATGCGTGTGGATTGTGAGTCGTGCGCAGACAATTTACAGCGAATAGGACCGCACCACTGGAAACGGACTTTGGAAATAATCTCCAACAATATTCCTCGTTTCCTACAAAGCATTTCCACGACACACATCCAGCAGAAGATACGGTTGCAACTCACAGGAACAACCAATCTAACTGTCATGACTGTCATTAATCAATACTACGTGACATCCAAGATTCGCTGGTCAAACCGAGGTGTGTTAGTGTGTTCCCATCATGCCGGAAAAACGAGACTCCCCCCTACGATGGATGGAGACGGCGCAGACTGATATTCAGTGGAAGTCCCGTTTCGTGTTGAGCAATCCCACCGTATATCTGACAAAGGTCAAACTGCTGCTCCTGCTGTGGGTGGCATTCGCGAATCACACTCCGTG
Encoded here:
- a CDS encoding predicted protein (contains a Muts domain 1 found in the Muts family that initiate DNA mismatch repair by recognizing mispaired bases and activating endo and exonucleases to remove the mistmatch. Hihgly closed to the Thalassiosira protein thaps1 150647) gives rise to the protein MLFRHRLRVRPPSFGFLKLHWLLCLCFGQAMLPRSLQRHGSRRHSLLWKNPEYSGLRDCSHLLDWNRIHRRSYSALAVCQAQSNPGPSPPEKNNTPSLQDLEAEFARLHGQPVNVNSPKQVSTAIFGSIQSTARDRLERVIEGSLFVPSLNGPRLAALVLQHRALTKILEDTAGNSGVEQNRTFPSAISTNTGDRFSKVVLSHTVSSESVSTNSPYERQVEALFQHKTTLIHTYWQEPLLQVTRPSARTLVAQLDATQCPMGYNPLAQPMDPLRGTVLDTDAQSSSSTTATTTAGKKGSFLAYCRQQKESYPDCIILTRCGDFYETFGLDAVMLVEHCGLNPMGNKAKAGCPYRNVQATIDGLISQGFRVAVYEEAPDTDSSTGTGATGGAKSRIKSRFLAQIVSTSSPTYLYGLVLLSNADTLVTAPPSRPHVGILSLAAGYTMVEISIEERNVRVSDRLTPEAVACRLAAYPPADPLFYVPSEGEYEYKCSTSDLRSLPFLPSRRDSFEIGSSGARLRTIIIPPTVVEGPGVAGVSEAERAKRIITASLLDMIKSPRSSENIASDQTATVEDFTLLAPSNTQADSHTTSTNPLYVETAMQLGLMNDYAIPSLVSHILPESAPAATRRFLRRFLLTPPPPRVGDAMATLVRILQSSDASLPPLTVPPVGKVLALLRAGQASAQVYTEMLKSMHSMVLLLDTFPSNSDFVQSLMTLLEYESGLAGDPNSLRDRCHEAIKEIEAIISPIHHSSWSELDPSAIDCITDFGGLVPRAFFERNEATWRGRVQPDVVLKSYTDVQRAAELLGEAVAKDFWQTPRQDLEGNPDTTSKSLIAQDIFNNILAMKEVPQGADKDLFFHPRDRNGKILRNRFTTEYVQSALSDYVAACDRACQDVTDTLVRLSQLLCDDGHIPAVVQASHANLILSSAFHHAVRANAAGWNLARTYEATLSEDTAGYLKDLWPYWMDKSEATSNSYELNGMWLLTAPNMSGKSTIMRSTAAAALLSVCGLCAPLGPGSSIRRFDHIFVRGASADVPSEQKSAFGAEMGDIAALLRSCGGKSLVFVDELGRGTSPRDGTRLAGAVLEAMTMSGMSGIFATHLHDVLDLPLRSKGRIVKKRMGVHKCHLDGHQWTYRLEDGVCTDSLALLTAARFGLPESVIQRAEALDSYIPRASSSVLPDNYKAQSIPDGVNGFPGRIFGLENIVSLAEECTGVRSLQIPPQWNVPASLDEPKRDIGLTLQLWRYQRQISLKLVHGRV
- a CDS encoding predicted protein encodes the protein MWRIPTSVTSPRVLVKLEQHSRLLNKPFQLTVRSNRHKAGPTTWVPQAYRGAKKPEADGNFKRRHNNNNHSQNGNGDRTNGRSTSIIRDRRDSIWKKRRQTSSRGNRFVKQLDLRLTGLHKDFLRLATQYRQIFSSETVAVEAPNLDTGKSSDDDQQNQKKKKVLRTITTQIHMLLSDIHQADGPVVWQHIEDTEDLFRGVCRILQDMTKVSAQLCEHAENNDIQEYIDVAERCLRDLIMLGSDRSLLVESSKNWEANATTSYPKPSSLIKSPISGSAMKTWVSSLLGGFPSRDQPTSTMHHPSTNRQLTHQDPALGITPELFRGVMHSIQSSARRSAEHTDDDSRKSDYGRDPYQKASQRMIQLLDATPSDFVPSVEAAQIILDTLSRVGTVESARESYNIFGKHPDNKHRLRFSLVLDAYLEAVKQESDPEAKNNLVKEVDQVLREQWNVYYPKHDVERIAHCAIVLNCLVLGGSLDSQAVQQQIDDLVELTLGSKEYAKLQAFVESNEGIPDAQMLPVLNFMTQVRASTAAKKDLEICKRLLNFMLENHSDTVNRFYLYPNVHTFDAVLRGLATYYQALPKKIADNDAREADLKYATDLLTHMFRQEEERCWPSVDSFDSAFTLLRAINPEDVGERGEAILDMLEIRSTFSVSKDVRAALKHYHSAISCWWQATQASSVPRGACERALALLRRMEMQSKPLLLSDREFRLISMPKLYNRELRPTRNTYSLILRICSDTSHPSEYQLAVEVAMEVYRRMIRDNVVPDTADLAMKCCAKLPEDSEKRTKMEALVRSTLSPSEIEYLDQVAAT
- a CDS encoding predicted protein translates to MTRQQVVSVEQCTSSSPTTLLSSSSSSLPDSADTRHTARTIPKRPLAIAEAFVPPLSSVKKRATDSDDNDTPVVAAVKLETVAMSGSSDTDVATPAARTIAVTEEAQPVHTKESTHAPEDRTSKDYYFDSYAHHGIHEEMLKDEVRTRTYEMAILQNRHLFQDKIVLDVGCGTGILSMFASQAGAKHVYAVDCSTIAHQARLIVAKNGFGDKITVIQGKIEEIDLPVAQVDIIVSEWMGYFLLYESMLDTVLFARDKWLVSGGVIFPDKAIMYLTAAEDSQVKHDRFDFWDDVYGFDMTAIKDIAIKEPVVDVIDPKALVTDSVPILTLDILTCTKDDLQFTSKFKLQAQRNDFIHGLVAYFECAFTQVHKPIGFSTAPFARYTHWKQTIFYLPRDVTICEGESVQGEITCKPNVRNPRDLDIGLSFDFAGRHCKIAETMNYRLR